CCCACGTCTTCTCCGTCGAGCGCCCGAAGAAGCGCCCCCCGCTCGAGACCGCTCACGACCTGCACCCGCCGTACGTGCCGTGCGGTCTGCCATGCCCGAAAAAGCTGCCGGTCGAGGATCGACTCCTCGGGGAGATTCCGGAGAAGTTCCGAGAGAGTCGTCCGCGGAACGAACACCGCGTCCCGGTGCTTTTTCGGGTCCTTCGTGTAGAGGCCCCGCTCGTCCTTCACGAAAATCACGCGCTCCATCCCGAGCACTTCTGCCACGATGAAAAGACCGAAATCCGAACCGTGGGCCGGGACCGGGCCTTCCTCGGGCGGCGGCTCCCAGAAGTGGTAGGGCGGAATGCTGATGACGATGGGGAGCATCCCGCTCTCCAGGTAGAGCGGCAGCTCCCAGAAATGGTCGCGCTGCATGATCATCGAACGGTGCTTCGCCAGGAGCGCGTTCAGCATGATGGCGTTGGCCTCTTCCATCGCGCCCACGAGCTGGGCGATTCCCCCGGTCGGGATTCCGAGGTCGAGGGCGATGGAGACCGTGTGGCGCACCCGCGTCCCGCCCCCGACGCCGACGACGATCTTGTGCTTGCGCCGGGCCTCGACGATCTCCTCGGCGAGCGGCAGGAGCGCCGAGCGCCCGCGGTCGAAGATCGAGTGCCCCCCGATCCCCACGAGCACGACGTCCGGAAGAATCTTGTGCTCCCGCTCGCTGTGTGTCCGGGCGATGACGCGCCGGTCGACGAGCGACTCGCGCATGAGCGGAGAAACGATGTGGGTCCGCCCGTCGGTCGTTACGAGCCTGCCCAGGTTCTTCGTGCCGTTCGTGTCCACCAGTCCACCTCCCCCTCGGTGACGAGCCGTGCCAGGTGGAAGGCTACGTAACCGGAAAAAAAGCCGAAAACCAGCGACGTCACGAGCTCGGGCAGAAAAAAGGCGTACGCCACCGCCGGCGCCTGCGTGAGTGCCACGACGGCGAACGTCGTGGCGAAGCGGCCCGAACCGACGAGCGCACCGAAAAGACACCAGGCGAGGCGCCCCCGGCCCACGACGAGGGGAACGACGAGGTCGCAGAGAGCGCCCGGCGTCACGTGCTTGAGGATCTCGAAGACGCCGTAGCGACCGTCGCCCATGAGAAAGGCCACGCTTCCCATCGTAAGCCCCGTGTAGGTCGCACCGAGTCGGCTCCTGGTGCGGAGCGCCGCGAAGACGTAAAGCGGCAGCAAGACGACCATCTTGTGCCCCGGCGCCACCGGAAGTCCGGGCAGGACTTTCACCGCCTTGAAGCCGAGCATGGCGAGCGAAACGCCCGCGACGACGGCCATGTCGGCGACGGCCTCTCCCGAGCGTCCTTCGAAGCGGCGCCGGGCTCGTTCGATCTGCGCGTCGACTCTCTCCACGAGTCCCCGCACCTGCGCGGGGCCGAGACCCCGGAGCCTCTGCCGCAAAGCGAGAAAGCCCCCGCGGCTTCCCCCAGGCGATCCCTCTCCTTTCTCTTTTTTTCGCTCCGAGCTTTCTTTCCTTCGCTCGGAACGCTCGGGCCCGAGAAGGTCGAGGACGAGGTCGATCGGGACAGCGATGCGCTCGGGGACCCCGAGGCGAAGGAGGCCCCGCGCCACGGCGCGCGGGTCGCCCTCTCTCGCAATTTGCGAAGCGGCGACGACTCCGAAGACGCGAAGCAGCATGAGAGCACCGAGAAGAAGCCCGCCCACGTTGAGCGGAAGGGCCGTGCCCGCAAGGCCCACCGAAACCCAGCGGTCGGCTTCGGCTTCGACGGACGTGAAGGCGTACGAGAGAAGGACGAAGAGCGCGAAGACGGAAAATCGCCGGAGCTGGAGCAGGATCGGACGGAAGGATCGGGCCAGACCCGCCCACGCGAGAGCCTGTGCGACGACGAAGGCCGCGACGAGCCAGGGCGAGGCGACGAGAAGAAGGAGCGCCGCCGTGCCGCCGAGGTAGGCGACCCGGAAGACGGCTCCCGCGTCCCCGCTCACGGCGTTCGCTCTCCTTCTTTCTCCGATCGGGCAGCCTTCTGGGAATAGCGCTCGAGGCGGAGGCCGGCACGGAGAAAACGGGGAAAGGTCCGCCACCCGTCGCCGAACTGCGCTTCGACGAGCTCCGAAAAGAGCCGATACTTCTCCGGCGTGTACGGGAACCAGTTCGCCTCGACCTTGCCGCTGTCCTTGTCGACGAGGACGGACTTCACGTTCGAGAAAGCGTGGAGGCCATGCTCGCCCTTGTAGCGGCCGAAGCCGCTTTGCTTGACGCCGCCGAAGGGAAGGGCGGGGTTGGCCTCGGTGAGCATGACGTTGTTGATGGACACGCCGCCTACCTCGAGGGCTCGCGCCACGCGTTCGGCGCGTCGCAGGTCGCGCGTCCAGACGCTCGCCGTGAGCCCGTAGGGCGAGTCGTTCGCCATGCGCACGGCTTCTTCTTCGGTCCGGAAGCGAAAGAGGGGGAGCACCGGCCCGAACGTTTCTTCCCGTGCCACCGCCATCTCGGGAGTGACGCCGTCGAGGACGAGCGGCGGGATCGCGGGAGACCGGCGGTCCCACGTCTCGCCCGTGAGCAGCCGTGCGCCTTTCGCGAGAGCGTCCTCGAGGTGGCGCGCCACGATCTCGACCTGGAAGTCCGTCGTCATCCTCCCGATGTCCGCGTCTCCGTCCCGGTCGACCGCCTGCTTCACCTTTCTCGCCTCGCGCACGAGTGCCTCGCGGAAGGCGTCGTAGATCGAGTCCTGGACGTAAATCCGCTCGACCGACGTGCAGGACTGTCCGGTGCACGTGAGTCCGCCCCAGAGTGCCCCCGCCACCGCACGGCGGAGGTTGGCGTCCTCGAAGACGATCATCGCGTCCTTCCCACCCAGCTCCAGTTCCACGGGTACGAGGTGACGGGCCGCCTGCTCGAGAACCTTGCGTCCCGTCCGTGTGCTGCCGGTGAAAAACACCTTGTCGGGCTTCTCGTCGACGAGCGCCGCCCCGACACTCCCGTCGCCGTAAGCCACGCGCACCCAGTTCGGGGCGAAGCCAGCCTCCTCGAGGAGGCTCTCGACGAGCCCTTCGAGGGGCGTCCACTCCGACGGCTTGTGGACGACGGTGTTGCCCGCCGCGAAAGCGAACGCGATCGGGACGAGAGCCTGGTAGAACGGGTAGTTCCAGGGGGCGATGACGAGGATCGTGCCGAGGGGCTCGTACCAGATCCAGGACTGCTTGCCGAAGAGCGCGAGCGGTGTCGGGACCTTTTTCGGCGCGAGGCAGCGGGGGGCGTTCTTCTCGAGCCAGTGGAGGTTCTCGAGGACGCCGTAGACCTCCGAGACGAGCGCGTCCGTCCGGCTCTTTCCGGTCTCCTTCTGGATGCGGTCCACGATTTCTTCCCGACGGCGCAAGACGACGCGCCGGAGCTCGCGGAGAAAACCCACCCGTTCGCGCACGTCGAGAGCCCGGAGCGATCGCGTCCCCGCCTTGGCCTCTGCCATGATCCGGGCTTCGCGCGTCTCCCCCGAAGGTCTCGGCGGCTTCGGGAGAATGCGCACCACGGGAGCGACCTCCTCCACGTCCGCGGGCCGCGGCGAGGGAGGCTCTCCTACCTTGGCATCCCAGCCCATCACGGCGTGGACCGACCGACCGCGCCCTACGTCCGAGTAGTAGAGGGTCCAGACGAGACCCTTGAGCCCGAGAACGAGGAGCCGGACGGCACGCCCCAGGGGACCGCGCGCGGACTGAAGCTCCTCGAGAGCCCAGAAGAACGCCCGGAGAACGGGCCGCGGGCAGAAACGAAGGATGCCGAGGAGAAAAACGAGCCCCTTGCGGTCCGATTCCGGGAGGGCAGCGAGAAAACGGTCCGCCTGCTCGGCGGCACCCGTTTCCGAGAAGGGGGGGAAGTCCCCGTCGCCCGGCGCCAGGACGTCGCCCACGCGGAGGAGACCCGAGAACTGACCGGGCGTGAGATAGCGCGTGGCACTCATCGGCACGCCTCCTCGATCGTCTTCGCCGCGCGCAGCGAAAGCGCCATGATCGTGAACGAGGGATTGATCCCGGGCGCGTCGGGAAAGATGCTCGAATCGGCGGCGTAAAGCCGCTTCGAGCCGTGGAGGCGAAAGTCCGGTCCCACGACCGAACGCGCGGGATCGGTCCCCATGTTGCATCCGCCCATCAGGTGAAGCCCGATGGGGAAGCTCCCACGCAGGATCTTTTTCGCCCCCGTCGCCCGGAAGATGTTCTCCACGGCGCGAAGACCGCGGTCGCGGCGGCGGCGATCTTCTTCGTTGAGCCGCTTTTCGATCCGGAGCCGTCCGTTCCCGTCGACGCCGATCCTTCCGGGATTCGTGTCGCGGATCGCGACCTCGATGCAGGCGAAGTGCCGGATGCGCTTCATCCACGCGTGGTGCTCGCGCCCGAAGCCCGGTAGCAACATCGCGATGGCCACCGGTGGAGCGAAGACGTTCTCGAGTTTGAAGCCCGAGCGGCGGAAGCCGGGGTCGTCGGACTTGTAGGACTGCAGAGGGCCCTTGTGGGCGTTGACGGGTTCGTCGTAGTACGCGAGGGTCATGTACTGCGGGTGCGTGTAGAAATTCCGCCCGAGTGCCGGGAGCTTCTCGCCGAACCCGGACTGGAGGAGAAGCCGGGAGTTGCCCACGGCTCCGCACGCGAGCACCCCCACGCGCCCGCGGAACTCCCTCGCCCCTCCGTCGCTGCCGCGTCCCCCGACGCGCACCTCGTCCGCCAGCTCTTCGACCCGCCGTGCCTCGAACTCGGGGACGATCACGAGCCCTGCCTCCACGGCCCGGGGCAGGACGGTGACGGCCGTGCTCTGCTTGCTGTCGATGCGGCACCCGGCGAGGCACTCGATACAGTCGTTTCCGTCCTGGAAGC
This Candidatus Binatia bacterium DNA region includes the following protein-coding sequences:
- a CDS encoding uridylate kinase, translating into MDTNGTKNLGRLVTTDGRTHIVSPLMRESLVDRRVIARTHSEREHKILPDVVLVGIGGHSIFDRGRSALLPLAEEIVEARRKHKIVVGVGGGTRVRHTVSIALDLGIPTGGIAQLVGAMEEANAIMLNALLAKHRSMIMQRDHFWELPLYLESGMLPIVISIPPYHFWEPPPEEGPVPAHGSDFGLFIVAEVLGMERVIFVKDERGLYTKDPKKHRDAVFVPRTTLSELLRNLPEESILDRQLFRAWQTARHVRRVQVVSGLERGALLRALDGEDVGTVIERDG
- a CDS encoding GMC family oxidoreductase, with the translated sequence MPEPAEVYDAVIVGAGVSGSFVAYSLTRAGLRCVLLEAGKSYTRETYPRRELDANAELYWGGGIELDVDASIGLLRPKAVGGGSIVNQALMDRFDDDAFDSWRETSGISFFSRAELDPWYDEVEKTISIRTVPEEYRNGNAEIFRTGFEWNGYRWAPLRRAQADCRFQDGNDCIECLAGCRIDSKQSTAVTVLPRAVEAGLVIVPEFEARRVEELADEVRVGGRGSDGGAREFRGRVGVLACGAVGNSRLLLQSGFGEKLPALGRNFYTHPQYMTLAYYDEPVNAHKGPLQSYKSDDPGFRRSGFKLENVFAPPVAIAMLLPGFGREHHAWMKRIRHFACIEVAIRDTNPGRIGVDGNGRLRIEKRLNEEDRRRRDRGLRAVENIFRATGAKKILRGSFPIGLHLMGGCNMGTDPARSVVGPDFRLHGSKRLYAADSSIFPDAPGINPSFTIMALSLRAAKTIEEACR